GAATTGGTCGATGGCCCCACGCTGGGCGGGATGCTGAAGGATGGAATCAACGACTGGGAACAGTGCCTTTCCATCGCCGCCGGCATCATCTCCGGCCTGGCCGAAGCGCACCGGAACGGGATCGTCCACGGCGACATCTCGCCGAATAATGTGCTCATGACCAAGAGTCTCACACCGAAACTCGTGGACTTCGGCTTCGCCCGCCATACCGGCCATGCGTCCGATGTCGTCGGCATCACGCCGGGCTTTGCATCGCCGGAGCATGTCCTGGGTGAGGACCTGGCAACCTCCTCGGATGTGTATTCGATCGCGGCGGTGATCTACCTGATGACGACCGGCGCCCACGCCTACGAGTTTGGCGACGACTTTCCGTATCAGTACGCGATTTTCAGCGGTCCGCCGCGCCCGCCCGCATTCCGTTTTCCGGAAATTCCCAAGACGCTCGAAGCGGTCCTGCTGCGCGCGCTGAGTATGGAGAAATCCGCGCGCTACGAATCCGTCGCCGAAATGGAAGAAGCGTTTCGTTCGGCGGTTCGTCCGACGGGCTGGCACGATCGCGCGAAGTCGCTGTCGCGCGAGGCGCTTGTGCATTACGAACGCGGCATGGAATACTACCGGGGAACATCGAAGGAGGAGATGGAGTGGGCGCAGGACGAGTTTGAAGCGGCGCTGCGTCACGACCCGAAGCTGACACTCGCCCACGTCGGGCTCGCCGATGTGCTCATCTTCTGTTACATGTCGTATTTCGATCGCTCCACCGGGCAACTGGCCAACGCCGAGGAACACTGCCGGCTCGCCCTCGAATTGGATCCCCGATGTTATGAGGCATCCCGATCACTGGGGCGGATTTGCATGAACCGCCGTGACTACCCGGCGGCGCGCGCGCACTTCACGCATACGATCACGCAGGCGCCGGGCTTCCTGCCGGGATACCAGTCCCTAGGCTGGTGCGAAGTCGAGGCGCACGACCTCGACGCCGCAGAGAAAGTCGTGGCGTCGGCCCTCGAGATTGCCGCGAATGACTTGGATCTTCTGCTTTTGCTGACGCGCGTCTATTACTACAAGAAGGAATACGAGAAGAGCATATCCATCAGTGAGGAGGCGATTCGCGCCAATCGCAAGTTCGGGCGCGCCTACTACGAGCGGGCGATGGCGAGCAGGGCCTTGGGGCAATTCGCCAACGCGCGACGCGACTTCAATCGGTCGATGGACTATCACGGGGATCCGAACGCGCCCGTTGACCTGGCGATTCTCGAGTTGTACGACGGCAACTGCAGCTCGGCACTGTCGGTATTGGACCGAAGCCGTGGGGATGACA
This genomic stretch from Candidatus Zixiibacteriota bacterium harbors:
- a CDS encoding protein kinase, yielding MTPEEIASRLPDHFELGHRLGEGGVASVYRVFHKKLQTHWALKVLEQDRIPTDMDVSIALQEARMAAQIKHPNVAVIHDVNETDGFIFMELVDGPTLGGMLKDGINDWEQCLSIAAGIISGLAEAHRNGIVHGDISPNNVLMTKSLTPKLVDFGFARHTGHASDVVGITPGFASPEHVLGEDLATSSDVYSIAAVIYLMTTGAHAYEFGDDFPYQYAIFSGPPRPPAFRFPEIPKTLEAVLLRALSMEKSARYESVAEMEEAFRSAVRPTGWHDRAKSLSREALVHYERGMEYYRGTSKEEMEWAQDEFEAALRHDPKLTLAHVGLADVLIFCYMSYFDRSTGQLANAEEHCRLALELDPRCYEASRSLGRICMNRRDYPAARAHFTHTITQAPGFLPGYQSLGWCEVEAHDLDAAEKVVASALEIAANDLDLLLLLTRVYYYKKEYEKSISISEEAIRANRKFGRAYYERAMASRALGQFANARRDFNRSMDYHGDPNAPVDLAILELYDGNCSSALSVLDRSRGDDNFEFLSSYYRGIAHLLSGETPKAGQCFQRAQALSMQLTVDDPLDPYPRIIASMAAAALGDHDTAEGMLTSARDLDGRDGLVAFYGACALSWSARDRASALRAEASALPRSPSPFEMQHDPHFDGRIAA